A window of the Plasmodium vivax chromosome 12, whole genome shotgun sequence genome harbors these coding sequences:
- a CDS encoding hypothetical protein, conserved (encoded by transcript PVX_082825A): protein MSQRSDEDANSDSTVEETLVMLNLPQLNSDERKLKNLNIYRKKKGDQIYIENEPGVKKKENHSKGSPNGAVKGNQLGSLNKINFDLTNDEEQELVGDVLISGDGSEEMGSSARGDATEGASSPRGQNSEGQKNEGQKNERQKNGGTQDTHHPKHLRGNHVDNIPFDIDTISISNLFAECPECIINGKYKFKGIHTSSIGTNLFFKEPDSLKKKSGLSNYELSYDHLGTNMKGENRMSRDDFTHYEGYSTKIISFEIDY from the coding sequence ATGAGCCAACGCAGTGACGAGGATGCCAACTCAGACAGTACGGTGGAGGAAACGCTGGTGATGCTAAACCTGCCACAGCTCAACAGCGATGAACGGAAATTGAAAAATCTAAACATctatcgaaaaaaaaaaggagaccaAATTTACATAGAGAATGAACcgggggtgaagaagaaggaaaatcaTTCAAAGGGGAGCCCCAACGGTGCGGTGAAGGGCAACCAACTGGGGAGtctgaacaaaataaattttgacTTAACGAATGATGAGGAACAGGAACTTGTGGGGGATGTCCTCATAAGTGGGGATGGCTCGGAGGAAATGGGAAGCTCCGCTCGGGGGGACGCGACGGAGGGGGCGTCATCGCCGCGGGGGCAGAACAGTGAGGGGCAGAAAAATGAGGGGCAGAAGAATGAGAGGCAAAAGAATGGGGGGACCCAAGATACCCATCACCCGAAGCACTTGCGCGGGAACCATGTGGATAACATCCCATTCGACATCGACACCATCTCCATAAGTAACCTATTTGCCGAGTGCCCCGAATGCATAATAAACGGGAAATACAAATTTAAGGGCATTCACACGTCGAGTATTGGGacgaatttatttttcaaggAGCCAGACAgcctcaaaaaaaagagcggcCTGTCGAATTATGAGCTGTCGTACGATCACCTGGGCACCAACATGAAGGGAGAGAACAGAATGAGCAGAGATGACTTCACCCACTACGAGGGCTACTccacaaaaataatatcctTCGAAATAGACTACTAG
- a CDS encoding calcium-dependent protein kinase, putative (encoded by transcript PVX_082820A) translates to MKEKKAEEATPCRREARPKKSEKAAEEMKGATKSTLADSDEDYSIITLCTKCLSKKTEENKNKIILHSKAFKDNKGKGRCSVSSSTDPLSHHLNLSPYFDRSQIVQEVILMDNNELTDVYELDRYKLGKGSYGNVVKAVNKKTGQQRAIKIIEKKKIHNVERLKREILIMKQMDHPNIIKLYEVYEDTDKLYLVLELCNGGELFDKIVKHGSFSEYEAYKIMRQVFSALYYCHSKNIMHRDLKPENILYVDNSEDSQIQIIDWGFASKCMNNHNLKSVVGTPYYIAPEILRGKYDKRCDIWSSGVIMYILLCGYPPFNGKNNDEILKKVKKGDFVFDSNYWSRVSDDAKDLICECLNYNYKERIDVEGVLNHRWFRKFKTNNIVINKTLNRALIEKFKEFHKLCKIKKLAVTCVAYQLNEKDIGKLKKTFEAFDHNGDGVLTISEIFQCLKLNDNELDTELYFLLKQLDTDGNGLIDYTEFLAACLDHSIFQQDVICRNAFNVFDLDGDGVITKEELFNILSFSAVQVSFSKEIIENLIKEVDANNDGFIDYDEFYKMMTGAK, encoded by the coding sequence atgaaggagaagaaggcggAAGAGGCCACCCCGTGCCGCAGGGAGGCGCGGCCAAAGAAGAGCGAGAAGGCGGCGGAGGAAATGAAGGGCGCCACGAAAAGCACGCTGGCGGACAGCGACGAGGACTACTCCATCATCACGCTGTGCACAAAGTGCCTGTCGAAGAAGAcggaggaaaataaaaacaaaattatccTGCACAGTAAGGCGTTCAAGGATAACAAAGGGAAGGGCAGATGTAGCGTCAGCAGCAGTACGGACCCCCTATCTCACCATTTGAATCTCTCCCCCTATTTCGATAGATCCCAAATTGTGCAGGAGGTCATCCTGATGGATAACAACGAGCTGACAGATGTATACGAATTGGACAGGTACAAACTGGGGAAGGGGTCCTACGGAAATGTGGTCAAAgcagttaataaaaaaacggggCAACAAAGAGCAATCAAAAttatagagaaaaaaaaaatacataacgTGGAGAGACTGAAGAGGGAAATTCTAATCATGAAGCAAATGGATCACCCCAACATCATCAAACTGTATGAAGTGTATGAAGACACAGACAAGTTGTATCTGGTCCTGGAGCTGTGCAATGGGGGGGAACTCTTCGATAAAATTGTGAAGCATGGGAGCTTCTCCGAGTATGAGGCGTATAAAATTATGAGGCAAGTTTTCTCCGCCCTGTACTATTGCCatagcaaaaatattatgcacAGAGATTTGAAGCCGGAGAATATTCTCTACGTGGATAATTCGGAGGACTCCCAGATTCAAATTATCGACTGGGGATTTGCCAGCAAGTGTATGAACAATCATAATTTGAAGTCTGTCGTTGGGACGCCTTATTATATCGCTCCGGAGATACTAAGGGGGAAATATGACAAACGGTGTGACATCTGGAGCAGTGGGGTGATCATGTATATCTTACTGTGTGGATACCCCCCctttaatggaaaaaataatgatgaaattttgaagaaggttaaaaaaggggacttCGTTTTTGACTCCAATTACTGGTCCCGGGTGAGTGATGACGCGAAGGATCTCATCTGTGAGTGCCTCAATTACAACTACAAAGAGAGGATAGATGTGGAGGGGGTTCTAAATCACAGATGGTTCAGGAAATTCAAAACGAATAATATTGTCATCAATAAAACGCTCAACAGGGCACTTATCGAAAAGTTTAAAGAATTCCACAAAttgtgtaaaataaaaaagctaGCTGTTACTTGTGTGGCTTATCAGCTAAACGAAAAGGACATTgggaagttgaaaaaaactTTTGAAGCTTTTGACCATAACGGAGATGGAGTGCTGACCATTTCAGAAATATTTCAGTGCTTGAAATTGAATGATAATGAGTTAGACACGGAACTGTATTTTCTTCTGAAGCAACTGGACACAGATGGGAATGGACTCATCGATTATACCGAGTTTTTGGCCGCCTGTTTGGACCACTCCATCTTTCAGCAGGACGTCATTTGCAGAAACGCCTTTAACGTCTTCGACTTGGATGGAGACGGAGTGATCACCAAGGAGGAGCTCTTCAACATCCTCTCCTTCAGCGCTGTGCAGGTCTCCTTCAGCAAGGAAATCATTGAGAACCTCATCAAGGAGGTGGACGCGAACAATGACGGGTTCATCGACTACGACGAGTTTTACAAGATGATGACCGGGGCGAAGTAG